The following proteins come from a genomic window of Chitinivibrionales bacterium:
- the rfbB gene encoding dTDP-glucose 4,6-dehydratase yields the protein MKLLVTGGCGFIGSNFVLHMLASRKDCSIVNLDALTYAGNPDNLRSVENDSRYTFVKADICDRNACAAAFDRHDVDAVVHFAAESHVDRSIQGPAAFVLTNVLGTQNLLESAKNAWKGKAGKKRFIHISTDEVYGTLGRKGAFSETTPLAPNSPYSASKAGSDLVARAYFETFRFPVIVTRCSNNYGPLQFPEKLIPLMITNALRDLPLPVYGDGLNIRDWLHVSDHCRAVAAVLAKGKPGQVYNIGGSNERRNIDIVKLILKELGKPESLVTFVTDRLGHDRRYAINAAKIRRELGWKPRVKFDEGIRTTIKWYLDNKAWWEKLLYQKV from the coding sequence ATGAAACTTCTCGTCACCGGCGGCTGCGGGTTCATCGGCTCGAACTTCGTCCTCCACATGCTTGCGTCACGCAAGGACTGCTCCATTGTCAACCTCGACGCGCTCACCTACGCCGGCAACCCGGACAATTTGCGTTCGGTTGAGAACGACAGCAGGTATACTTTTGTCAAGGCCGACATCTGCGACAGGAACGCTTGCGCCGCCGCATTCGACCGTCACGACGTCGACGCGGTGGTGCATTTCGCCGCCGAGTCGCATGTCGACCGGAGCATCCAGGGACCGGCCGCATTCGTGCTCACCAACGTCCTGGGCACCCAGAACCTGCTCGAAAGCGCGAAAAACGCCTGGAAGGGCAAGGCCGGCAAAAAACGCTTCATCCACATCTCCACCGACGAGGTGTACGGCACGCTCGGCCGCAAGGGTGCTTTTTCGGAAACAACCCCGCTTGCGCCGAACAGCCCGTATTCGGCGAGCAAGGCGGGCAGTGACCTTGTCGCGCGCGCGTATTTCGAGACCTTCAGGTTCCCGGTCATCGTCACGCGCTGCTCCAATAACTACGGCCCGCTGCAGTTCCCGGAAAAGCTCATCCCGCTCATGATCACTAACGCGCTGCGCGATTTGCCGCTGCCGGTGTACGGCGACGGCCTTAACATACGCGACTGGCTGCACGTTTCCGACCACTGCCGCGCCGTTGCCGCGGTGCTTGCCAAAGGAAAACCCGGCCAGGTGTACAACATCGGCGGCTCCAACGAACGGCGAAACATCGACATTGTCAAGCTCATCCTCAAGGAGCTGGGGAAACCCGAAAGCCTCGTCACCTTTGTGACCGACCGGCTCGGCCACGACCGGCGCTACGCCATAAACGCCGCGAAGATCAGGCGCGAGCTGGGGTGGAAGCCGAGGGTGAAATTCGATGAGGGGATACGGACGACGATCAAATGGTATCTTGACAACAAGGCGTGGTGGGAGAAATTGTTATATCAAAAAGTATAG
- a CDS encoding FecR family protein, translating into MRRLAMIAAAVCMVVWTVGAESVAKITSFEGNVSILKKGAADWRDAKPGSALEVGDQVYTREESFAEIRYAIGTVLRMDEKTKVTIEESSEKTIRTKSGLGSVWVNMRKLISSGKQFEVATPTAVAAIRGTVFDFSYTPDSATYVNVFEGKVAVGPSDSLKKQLDQEKKKEQKKETVKKEHIEVPGPEEIPGPYEVSLEQWLTIVAGQKISVRKDGKFAREKMDMAAVQKEKFVKKNLELDKELMKEKVK; encoded by the coding sequence GACTGGCGATGATTGCGGCGGCGGTGTGCATGGTTGTCTGGACCGTGGGCGCTGAAAGCGTCGCGAAGATCACGTCCTTCGAGGGGAACGTGAGCATCCTCAAGAAGGGCGCGGCCGACTGGCGCGACGCAAAGCCGGGGTCCGCGCTCGAGGTGGGCGACCAGGTTTACACCCGCGAAGAAAGCTTCGCCGAAATACGCTACGCCATCGGCACCGTGCTGCGCATGGACGAAAAGACCAAGGTGACCATCGAGGAATCGTCCGAAAAGACCATACGCACCAAGAGCGGGCTCGGGAGCGTATGGGTCAACATGCGCAAGCTCATTTCCTCGGGCAAGCAGTTCGAGGTCGCCACGCCGACTGCCGTGGCCGCCATACGCGGAACCGTGTTCGACTTTTCATATACGCCCGATTCCGCCACCTACGTCAACGTGTTCGAGGGCAAGGTGGCGGTCGGCCCTTCCGACAGCTTGAAAAAGCAGCTCGACCAGGAAAAAAAGAAGGAACAGAAAAAGGAAACGGTAAAAAAAGAGCACATCGAGGTGCCCGGCCCCGAAGAGATCCCCGGCCCCTACGAGGTGTCGCTCGAGCAGTGGCTTACCATCGTGGCCGGCCAGAAGATCTCGGTGCGCAAGGACGGCAAGTTCGCCAGGGAAAAAATGGACATGGCGGCGGTGCAAAAGGAGAAGTTCGTGAAGAAGAATTTGGAGCTGGACAAGGAGTTGATGAAGGAGAAAGTGAAATAA
- a CDS encoding FecR domain-containing protein, with product MSTSQKDKQRIARHVVYTILAAAIAWRLVSEVRPLVFPDRSGAWDNYTVTITGNVLRPGQYSVPPGTTHFEILKVAGVRPTSDISQFELARPITDNQQLQVGTMPNPVTLKREPNKLRVEFFLDTLSVIAPDGKARPVAEGMEINQGDRVVTREKSQAELSVSAFSHIDIDHSSELAADRIAAAEGGRLTTALFQKSGTVWYKIAYGAKTDLFKITTPLVNVTVGGGGADFTITINPGRTDVSTLDGMLLVERVAGSEAINLISGQSAAVYGDNRPFQVTSLGAGAAPAERFSFLTKGKTSFMTRRMPFNFVFCGVPTVYYFGSVQYQTGSFHLVRLPSETSVEEFAQGCTTLDQAFLFGGGGFVSSLVEQILDMRVSKFCVLEKDDIIRVAGALGGINNVDVDEKAAGYMHLSRGPQKLTNQQLSTFLKPTLSGLEDFKARQIKVLKAIFNEFSSKNTVLTALLAQQVLAHIQTNVSALEAMDEYGKFSEVKGWAFKEHSLPVRQGMRGGRAIADPILDSCKTLLQ from the coding sequence ATGAGCACATCGCAAAAAGACAAACAGCGGATCGCACGGCATGTCGTGTACACGATCCTCGCCGCCGCAATCGCGTGGCGGCTGGTTTCCGAAGTGCGCCCGCTTGTTTTTCCGGACCGGAGCGGCGCGTGGGACAATTACACCGTCACCATCACCGGAAACGTGCTGAGGCCCGGCCAGTACAGCGTACCGCCCGGCACCACCCATTTTGAGATCCTCAAGGTCGCCGGCGTGCGGCCGACCTCCGACATCTCGCAGTTCGAGCTCGCCCGGCCCATCACCGACAACCAGCAGCTGCAGGTGGGCACCATGCCCAACCCGGTCACTCTGAAAAGAGAGCCGAACAAGTTGCGCGTGGAATTTTTTCTCGACACCCTATCGGTGATCGCGCCGGACGGCAAGGCGCGGCCCGTCGCCGAGGGAATGGAGATCAACCAAGGCGACCGCGTGGTCACCAGGGAGAAATCGCAGGCCGAGCTGTCGGTGTCCGCATTCTCGCACATCGACATCGACCATTCATCGGAGCTCGCCGCCGACAGGATCGCCGCGGCAGAGGGCGGCCGTTTGACCACCGCGCTGTTCCAGAAATCCGGCACCGTGTGGTACAAAATCGCCTACGGGGCGAAAACCGACCTGTTCAAGATCACCACGCCGCTGGTCAACGTCACGGTCGGGGGCGGCGGCGCCGATTTCACCATTACGATCAACCCGGGCCGCACCGACGTGAGCACCCTGGACGGGATGCTGCTGGTCGAGCGCGTCGCGGGCAGCGAGGCGATCAACCTGATTTCGGGCCAGTCCGCGGCCGTGTACGGCGATAACAGGCCGTTCCAGGTGACGTCGCTTGGCGCCGGAGCCGCGCCCGCCGAGCGCTTCTCGTTTTTGACAAAAGGCAAAACAAGCTTCATGACGCGCCGCATGCCGTTCAACTTCGTGTTCTGCGGCGTCCCCACCGTCTATTATTTCGGCTCGGTCCAGTACCAGACCGGCTCATTCCACCTGGTGCGCCTCCCTTCGGAAACCTCGGTGGAGGAATTCGCCCAGGGCTGCACCACGCTCGACCAGGCGTTTTTGTTCGGCGGCGGCGGTTTCGTGAGCTCGCTCGTGGAGCAGATCTTGGACATGCGCGTCTCGAAATTCTGCGTTCTGGAGAAGGATGACATCATCAGGGTCGCCGGCGCCCTGGGCGGCATCAACAACGTCGACGTTGACGAAAAGGCGGCCGGCTACATGCACCTCTCCCGGGGGCCGCAGAAACTCACCAACCAGCAGCTCTCCACGTTTCTCAAGCCCACCCTTTCGGGCCTGGAGGATTTCAAGGCGCGGCAGATAAAGGTGCTTAAAGCAATCTTCAACGAGTTTTCATCGAAAAACACCGTGCTCACCGCGCTGCTCGCCCAGCAGGTGCTCGCCCATATCCAGACCAACGTCAGCGCCCTGGAAGCCATGGACGAATACGGAAAATTCTCCGAGGTAAAGGGCTGGGCATTCAAGGAGCACTCGCTCCCGGTGCGGCAGGGCATGCGGGGCGGCCGGGCCATTGCCGACCCGATCCTTGACTCATGCAAAACCCTGCTGCAGTAG
- the rfbD gene encoding dTDP-4-dehydrorhamnose reductase, giving the protein MMSTPNRDKPMSVLVVGHRGQLGRDMMLAAAAKGFAVHGEDFPGIDITRLDSVTKAVARYRPAAVINCAAFTAVDQCESETAKAFAVNADGAKNLALAAAECGAKLVHLSTDYVFDGMKKTPYVETDKPNPLSVYGKSKLEGEKLLAETYDRCFIVRVAWLYGTRGNNFLKTIRSRAQKCAVTGEPVKVVNDQIGTPTYTMHVCRQLLSLMQSEHFGIYHGTNEGSCSWFDFASAIVKAYAIKANVVPCTTAEFPRPAPRPANSVLENERLKKLLMNTMPRWEMGLEEYLEEEKKI; this is encoded by the coding sequence ATGATGTCCACCCCGAACAGAGACAAGCCCATGAGCGTTCTCGTTGTCGGGCACCGGGGCCAGCTCGGCCGGGACATGATGCTCGCCGCCGCCGCCAAAGGCTTCGCCGTGCACGGCGAGGATTTCCCCGGCATTGACATCACGCGCCTTGACAGCGTCACGAAAGCGGTGGCGCGGTACCGCCCGGCGGCCGTCATCAATTGCGCCGCGTTCACCGCTGTTGACCAATGCGAATCCGAGACCGCGAAGGCGTTCGCGGTCAACGCCGACGGCGCGAAAAACCTCGCGCTTGCCGCGGCGGAGTGCGGCGCGAAGCTCGTGCACCTCAGCACCGACTATGTTTTCGACGGGATGAAAAAAACGCCCTATGTGGAAACGGATAAGCCCAACCCCCTTTCCGTGTACGGAAAATCCAAACTCGAGGGAGAGAAGCTGCTCGCCGAAACCTACGACCGGTGCTTCATCGTCCGCGTGGCCTGGCTCTACGGCACCAGGGGAAACAATTTCCTCAAGACCATCCGCAGCCGCGCACAGAAATGCGCGGTGACGGGCGAACCGGTCAAGGTGGTCAACGACCAGATCGGCACACCCACCTACACGATGCACGTTTGCCGGCAGCTGCTTTCCCTGATGCAATCCGAGCATTTCGGGATATATCACGGAACGAACGAGGGGTCGTGCTCCTGGTTTGACTTTGCAAGCGCGATTGTGAAGGCATACGCCATAAAGGCAAACGTGGTTCCCTGCACGACGGCTGAGTTCCCGCGGCCCGCGCCGAGACCGGCAAACAGCGTATTGGAGAATGAGAGACTGAAAAAGCTGCTGATGAATACCATGCCGAGGTGGGAGATGGGGTTGGAGGAATATTTGGAGGAAGAGAAAAAGATATAG